TCCCAAATGGGGGCAGTTATACCGCCGACTCCTTCAACCAGGCTGATTTGGCGGCTGGCTAGTACTACTTTGCAGCAGTCTGCTAGTTGGCCAGTATCAACGGTTACGCCGCTTTGGCGGGCGGCAACGGCTGGAGTCAAGGCTGGGGCCAAACATAATGGATTTACCGTTTGGCGTTCGGTTTCCGGGATACCGGCTGCCTTCATCAAAAAAGTAGCATCTTCGGCGATTAATTGACCGTCGCTGTTTCGGACGCCGCCAGAAGCAACCGGTTTTATTACGCCGACATCGAGACCGCGGTTTTTGAAAGCGGCGGTCAAAGCGCCGGTTATTACTGTTTTGCCTACTTCAGTATCGGTTGCGGTTATAAATAAACCTTTAGAAGGCATTTCATCACCTCGTCAGATAATTGCCAGCTTGCGGGCAGCAACGGTAAGCTTGTCGATGGCAGCGGCAAGCTCGGTTTGATTATGGGCCGCCGAAATTGCCAGTCGCAGCCGGCTGGCGTTTTGCGGAACAGTGGGTGGCCGGATAGCTGAAATAAGCAGCCCTTGGTTTTTTAGTTCCTTGGCTAAGTCAAGTGCTGTTTGGGCCGACCCAACCATAATGGGAATTACCGGCGTAATGCCGGGCGCGATGGTGAACCCCGCCGCAGTCAAGCGCTGCCGGACAAAGGCGGAATTTGAGGATAAAGTTTGAACAAGCTCAGGCTTAGCAGCAAGCTTAGCCAGTGCCGCAGTGGCCGCTGCAACTGTTGCTGGTGCTAGCGCTGTAGTAAAGATAAAGCTGCGGGCACGGTTTATAAGGTAGTCGATAAGTTGTCGGCTGCCGGCGGCAAATCCGCCTTCTGCACCTAGTGCTTTACTAAGCGTGCCAATTTGAACAGCAATCTTGCTCTCCAAACCGTAGTGGGCAGCTGTGCCGCGGCCGCCCGGCCCGATTACGCCGGTTGCATGAGCATCATCAACAATGACAAGGGCTTGGTACTGCTCGGCCAGGCGAACAATATCAGGTAGCGGCGCAATATCGCCATCCATACTGAATACTCCGTCAGTAACAATG
The window above is part of the Veillonellaceae bacterium genome. Proteins encoded here:
- the bioD gene encoding dethiobiotin synthase; translated protein: MPSKGLFITATDTEVGKTVITGALTAAFKNRGLDVGVIKPVASGGVRNSDGQLIAEDATFLMKAAGIPETERQTVNPLCLAPALTPAVAARQSGVTVDTGQLADCCKVVLASRQISLVEGVGGITAPIWEDYLVADLMNELALPVIIVARPNLGTINHALLTAEYARSRGLTVLGFIINPWDAAEAEILEHSNVDYITRLSGLPILGKFPRSSGISVPEARTAGLAELAEQHLAITSILNLIKGGKSV
- the bioF gene encoding 8-amino-7-oxononanoate synthase, which encodes MQFAADYLETVRRQALYREVTSLEPISAVHIKSGAKNYLNLASNNYLGLTHCPAVQQASVQAVLTYGTGSGGARLITGSHPYYELLEKNLAAFKETEAAVVFNTGYMANIGTISALASTGDVIFSDELNHASIIDGCRLSKAEIVVYRHADTGHLAELLNSTPCKGKRLIVTDGVFSMDGDIAPLPDIVRLAEQYQALVIVDDAHATGVIGPGGRGTAAHYGLESKIAVQIGTLSKALGAEGGFAAGSRQLIDYLINRARSFIFTTALAPATVAAATAALAKLAAKPELVQTLSSNSAFVRQRLTAAGFTIAPGITPVIPIMVGSAQTALDLAKELKNQGLLISAIRPPTVPQNASRLRLAISAAHNQTELAAAIDKLTVAARKLAII